In Nitrososphaerota archaeon, the genomic window GCATAAAGCGCTTTTGCAGCGACGGGTTAGTCCATGCAAGCTCTCTTGCCCTGCCTCCATGCGAAATATCGTCTCCGACATTGCCAGGAAAGTGGGAAGTTATTGTTGGCGTTCCGCTAGCGGAGGCGTGCCTTGAAAGGAAGATATACGCTTCTGGCGAAAATTCAAGCTCGTCTATGTAAAGGAGATCCTTGGGAGAGAATATCAGCAGGTCGTCATTTCTTGCAAAGAGCGGAAGGTTCTGGAAGTTGCCAGACTCTCTGAACCCATATCCCTTTATCAGAATATCGGCCATCAGGGAGCTTGCCTTGTCGGCCTTGGAGCTTACTAGAGCGAACCTCAAAGACGTCCCTTATGAAACTAGTATGTTTATAACCCGGTGCTGTATGATGTATTCCTTCGCTAAATCGGGAGAGGGACATCGACAATTGACGAATTTTTTACCCCTTGGGCGAAAGGCTAAAAAAGGAAAGATAGAAAGGGAATCCAGATTTCAGATGGCTACGGTCGAAACAAGGGGCTTCGATGCCTATTATGAGCCTGAATCATCATCAAAACTCCAGCAGATGTATAGGTTCATGCGGCTGGCAAGGTACGTAGACGAAAAATGCATAAACCTGCAGAGACAGGGGAAGATATCCTTCTACCTTCCTCAGATTGGACATGAAGCCTGTTCCGTTGGGAGTGCATTTGCATTGGAGAACGAGGACTGGGTATTCCCTGGCTACAGGGAGATTGCGGGTGCCTTGGTAAGAGGGTATTCGCTGAACGACCTGTTCTCCCAATTAAGAGGGACTGTCAACGATGTCCAAAAAGGGAGGCAGATGCCCGTCTTCTTCAGCGAAAGGGCGATAAGGTGGGTCAGCTCATCGGCACCTGTTGGGAACAGGATTATACATGCTGTCGGCTTGGCTCTGGCTGCAAAGCTGAAGGGCGACAAGATAGTTTCCATGGTTTATTTTGGGGACGGGACTACATCAACTGCTGACTTCCATACTGGTTTGAACTTTGCTGGAGTCTTCCAAACCCCAACTATATTCTTCTGCCTTAACAACCAGTACGCGATTTCGCTCCCCTTTGAGAGACAGACGGCATCGGAGAGTATAGCGATAAAGGCAAAGGCTTACGGAATTGACGGAATCAGGATAGACGGGAATAACATCCTGCAGGTCTACAATGTCACAAAAGCTGCTGCGGAGCAGGCCAGGAATTCTGGAAGGGCGACGCTGATAGAAGCTTTAACCTACAGGCTTGCTGGGCACAGCACGTCTGATGATCCTACTCGCTATAGAAGCAGTGCAGAACTTGCCGAATGGATGCGACAGGACCCGGTGGAGAAGTTCAAGAGATTCCTGCTGGGCAAGAACCTGTGGAGCGACGAAATGGAGGAGAAGCTAAGGGAAGAGTCCGTATCTCTGATAGATGGTGCTGTAGAGCATATGGAAAAGGCCGAGCTTCCGAGCACGGAGACGCTGATTCAGGATGTCTATAGCGATGTCCCTGACAGCCTTAGGGAACAACTGGATGACATGCTGTCTTCAGAGTAATCCAAGTTTCTGTTGACTGGGGCTTGTTGCACACCCATAACCCCTTCCGTATGGGGGTATTATCTGACTAAGTTATGCTATCAATTATTGGATGAAGTGAAAAACTTGTGGTGTCTTCCCAGAAATGTGGTAAATGTGCCGTATAAAGTACGCCGCTAACTTTAGGCTTCAACCTTCATCATTGCAGAGTCGTAGAGGTCTTTAATGAGTGTTCCAACATTAGCTGTGCGTGCCCCCGTGGCTACATAGATTCCCTCGTTGAGCAGGCTGGGTTCGGGCAATATCATGCAACTTGAGCCTGAAGATATCGCCACAAGCTTTGCCTCTTCGCTGTGCCTGAAGCTGAAACTGCTGTTCGAGGAGTACTTACTGATCAATTGTGCTGCAAGTTCATCCCGCGAGGTAAGCACCTTGACTTTCACCTTCTTGCTGAAGACGCTACCTGAAGTTTCGAGCATGGGAAGTATTTCTTGCAGGTGCTTGGAATCCGCTATCAAGTAGATGTCTTTGGTCGCTCCATTGGCTATCTTTGCCATTACATCCATGATCGAGTGCCTGTCCCTGAAGAGCTCCACATGGGGAACATTGCTACCCGCCTTTATCAGTTCAAAGATTAGTGAGATGTCCATCGCGCTCTCCCAGAGCTCTGAATTGAGGGAGATCACACAGTCCACGAAACGTTTGTTGCTTGACCATATCTCTATCATGTTCGGCCCCTGATCGTCGAGCTCGCCTGACTGGAAGACGAGCCTTGACTTTTACTATGAAGAGGTCGAAGAAATACCAGCAGAGCTCCCATAATACCAAAAGTTCCACAATCAGTCTCTAACTATCTCTGAACCAGATTATGGTTCGCTTCAAACCCTCATCAAGGTCAACTGAAGGGCTCCACGCAAGAACTTTCTTTGCCTTGCCAATGTCTGGGCACCTCCGCTTTGGGTCGTCAGGAGCAAGAGGTAGGTGAACAATCTTCGATTTCGCCTTTGTAAGCCTGATTATCATCTTTGCTAGCTCCAAAATTGCTATCTCCCTTGGACTCCCTACGTTGAATACTTGCCCTGCCGCCTTTTTATGCAGGAACGCCTTTACCATCGCAGACACTGTGTCGCTAACATAGCAGAGCGATCTAGTCTGTTTGCCCTCTCCATGAACCGTTAGCGGCTTATTCCCAAGAGCCTGAACGATGAACCTTGGTACAGCTCTACCATAAGCTCCTGTAGCCCTGATTCTTGGGCCATACGTGTTGAATATCCTCGTAATTCTAACATCAATGCCGTATTGTCGTCTGTATGCCATACACATAGCTTCCCCTACCCTTTTCCCTTCATCGTAGCATGAGCGCAGACCTATCGGATTGACGTTGCCCCAATAGGTTTCTGGAGTAGGTACAACCTTTGGGTCTCCATAGACTTCTGATGTCGAAGCAAAGAGCAGTTTAGCGTCGTTCCGTCTTGCAAGCTCGAGAGCTCCTATCATCCCATTGGTAGAAACTGCAAGAGTGTCTACAGGGTGCTTCTGATAGTCGTCTGGAGAGGGCCTGCTGGCCAGATGCAGAATCAGGTCGAATTTGCCATTCGCGTACCAGTCTCTTGTAGAAACGTCAATGCGTTTGTACTCGAAATTCTTATTCCCTTTTTGATGCTCAATATTCTCAACTTTACCAGTTGCAAGGTTGTCGTAGCAGGTTACCTTGCTTTTGTGAACAAAAGCGTCGCAGAGCCAAGAACCTAGGAACCCGGCTCCTCCTGTGATCAAGACTCGCTGCCCTTCAGCATCTTCGACATCCTTCTGCAATTTCAGAATGTCCTTCTTTATGATCCGATGCAGCATGTTAAGTGCCTTTGAACATTTTGTATGTCAACTGCTGGGCTTCCCAGTAAGATTCTGGAGTGCCGACATCCACCCAGAGGTTATCTTTCGGGAGTTCTATCGCACTAACCTTCCTCCCTTTTTTGATAAGGTTCTGTATGCCGTCAGTCAGTTGAATTTCCCCCCCAACGCCCCCTTTGACACTCTTCAAAGCGGCAAATATCGATGAGTCAAATGAATAGATGGGCATTAAAGCAAGGTTTGAAACGAACTTCTTCGGCTTCTCAACCGCTTCAAGTACTCTGTACTCCCCCTTGCCAGTTTTTTTCGATTTTATCACTCCGAACCTTCTTGGATCCTCAACCTTTCTGACAACAAGCGTAGCATCATCGTTACCCTGTATTTTATGCTCAATGCACTTTTTCAGGTGGGATTGGCCTTTTGTCACTATGATTGTATCTCCAGCATGGACCAAGAATTCATCCTTGCCTGCAAAGGACTCTGCCTTCAGTACAGCGTCTCCGAAGCCCTTTGGATATGGCTGATTTATCCAGTACATCGCAGACTTTTCGATCATCTTGTAGAAGACTGCAAGTTCATCTGCTTTCTCGTTCCTCCCCGAACCCCTCAACTTTTCGACGTATAACACATCAGGCGTAAAATGATCTTCTATCGCCCTCTTCCCTCTCCCAACTATAAAGCAGAATTCTCTTATGCCTGCACCATACAGCTGTTCAAAGACCAGTTGGAGAAGAGGTTTGACAGATAACTCTCCGTTGACCCCCTTCGAGAAGATAGGTAGCATCTCCTTTGGCTGCTCCTTCGTGGCTGGGAGCAGTCTTGTGCCCAAACCTGCTGCTGGTATGATAGCTTTTTTGATCACTTTTGAGCCTCTCGGAGAGTCTTTAAGCCATTTATATTTAGTCTTTGAATGCATTTCACGTCTGCTTGGACTAGTACAATTGTCTTAATGCTTAGATTAATCCGCTTGGGATGCTATTCTTCAATAACGCCTAAAATTATTACCATGCACCACCATTATATGCATGGTAATCACCATATTGTATGGTTTCATGAGCAAAATAGCAACTGTAACCAGCAAGAGCATGGTTACAATTCCGTCGAAATTAAGGAAAAAGCTCGACCTCCGACAAGGCAGCAAGGTCGAGTTTGTAGAGGTAGAGGAGGGATTGCTTATGATTCCCCTCAAGAGCCTTGGCGAGCTTAGAGGTGCGGCTAAAGAGAAGAAAGCCATACTAGTTAAGGCAGTTAAAGAATTAGACGTAGAGCATAGGATAGAGGCAAAAGGATGAGCAATAAACTTGTCCTTAATGCAGGGATTCTGGCCTTGCATCTTGCTGACCAAAAAATGTTAGAATATATTTTGACGCAATTAGTGCAGGACGATCAAAGGGTTTGATATCTAGCGTTAATCTAGCCGAATTCTACTACAAGATATGCCAAAAGCTTGGTAAGCAGACAGCAGATTCTTGGTATTTTCAGTTGTGCAGAAGCAGGCTGGAAGTCGTACATAATGACGAGTTGGTTAGGTATGCCGGTCTAGAAAAGTGCAGGCAACCAAACAGGCTGGCATTTGCTGACTGTTTTGCTCTAGCACTTGCAAGAATGGAGCACGCGCTCCTGCTAACAACAGATAGCGAACTATCGAAAGTCAAAGATGTAGAAGTTAGATACGTAAGACCTTAAAATATACCCAGCCTATCCCGACATAGCTGTCTTATACAGAAGCATTAACTAATTATATCCATATTTCAAATGCGATTACGTTTGCCAGCTAAACACTCCGTAGCCATAGTGGGCCTTGGATTCGTGGGCCTTTCAACAGCAGTATGTTTTGCAAAGCTCGGCATTGAGGTTCTCGGCATCGATCTTGACAGAAGGAAGATTGCACTGATAGCAAAAGGTCGTGTACCTTTTCACGAGCCAAACTTGGACAGACTTCTCCAAGAAACTACCAACGCAAGTTTCCAAGTTTCTACGAACGTAAAATTGATTGCAAGATCACCAATCATCTTCATCGTTGTGGGCACGCCTAGCAAAGAAGACGGCTCGATGGATGACAGGTATCTCCGCTCTGCTGCAAGGGATGTAGGCTCGGCAATAAAAGGAAGCAAGTCTTACCCTCTAATCGTAGTCAAGAGCACAGTCGTACCAGGAACGCTACTGAACCTTGTCATCCCAGAAATCGAAAAAACATCAGGATTGAAATATGGAAAGGGGTTCGGGGCATGCTCCAATCCAGAATTCTTGCGTGAAGGATCTGCAATAGAGGATACGCTAAAACCAGACAGGATTATCATAGGAGGCAGCAAGAAAGACGCAATAACGCTCCAAAGTTTCTACGCAAAAACCTATGGCAAAAGCCTCCCAAAGACCATCATGACCAACCCTCACAACGCTGAGCTGATCAAATATGCTAACAATGCCTTTTTGGCCATGAAGATCAGCTTTGCCAATTCACTGGCTCGGTTATGCGAAAAACTGCCCGAAGGAGATGTCAATGTCATTGCAGAGGGGGTAGGCCTTGACAGGAGAATCGGATCACTTTTCCTCAGAGCTGGTCTGGGCTTCGGAGGTTCGTGCTTCCCGAAGGATGTCAGAGCCTTCATAGAATTTTCAAAGAAACTTGGCTATGCCCCTCCTCTTGCTGAGGCTACGATGCAGATCAACAAAATACAGCCGTTAAGAGCTGTGGAAATGGCAGAAGATAAGATTGGGAGCCTGAAGGGAAAGAAGGTTGCACTGCTCGGCCTTACCTTCAAGCCAGATACTGACGACATGAGGGAAGCGGTATCTATAAGAATCGTCGATGAGCTCTTGAAAAAAGGGGCACGAGTATATGCCCATGACCCAAAAGCTCTTGAAACTGCATCATCAGTATTCGGCAAAAAAATCAAACTAGTTTCTAGCGCAAAAGAGTGTCTGAAGGGCGCAGACTGCGCAATCTTGGTTACAGAATGGAAAGACTATCTGGCTCTAAAGCCTAGAGACTTCAAATCACTGATGAAAAACCCAATCGTAATAGATGGGAGGAGGCTCTTTGATGCGGAGGAGTTCTCCAAAGCTCTTGACTATGCAGCCATAGGTCTTGGGAAACGATCATCCTGAAAGTTGCTCTTCAAGAACGCCTCTGATCCTGTCCTTTCCTATGTCAATAACATACGGTCCTAATCGAGGGCCTCTCTCGCTTCCGAGCAGAACCCTATACAGTGTCTTGAAGAACTGCGAAGGTTCGATACCATTCCTCTTGGCAATTTCGAATATCTCGCTCTGCAAAGTCTTTTGATCTATGTTGTTAGTAAGGTATTGGGCAAGCTCGGAGACGCACTTCTTTTCGACATCAGTCAGAACTACTTTCTTCCTCTCCAATTTAGAAAAGTCTTCTGCCCATTTTCTTGCCAGCGCGATCTTGACCTTCAAAGGCTCATCGATCTGCTTTAGCATGCCATAGCTGGCAAGTTTCCTTTCCACGTAGCCAGCTAGATCGTCTGGTGGAGCCACAGCGACAAGCTGCACCAAAAGCCTGTATGGGACATGAAGAGAGATTTGAGGCTGCGATAGCTTGTGCACATATTCGTACAAACCTCTGAGCCTGACCCTCTTCTGCTCATTCTCTTCCTTCGTCTTGCCAAAGTACAGGTCTTCTAAAACGTCCAATTCATCCATGTAGTTGGGAATATCCTCAACAGAGAGGTTTCTGGTCCCCTTGATCCTCTTGAACATCAAGAGCATCAGCGATTCAGAAGTTCCGTACATAAACCACGTTTGAGGTGTGAATACATTCCCAAGAGATTTCGATATCTTCTTGCCAGATTTATCTAGGAAGAGTTCGTATCTGATGTGCGAAGGATGCGGGAACTTCAATATCTCATCAGAAATCCAGTCGTTTACATGAACGGAATCCGCAATGTCCTTGCCGTAGGCTTCGAACCTTATGTCCAGTGCTGACCATCTGGCAGCAAATTCGCTCTTCCAGCTCAACTTCCCCAAGCCCTTTGTGATATCTACTTCGCCTGAATGACCGCACCCCTCTAACAACTGCTTTCTTATCTCAGCGCCCTTGCATCTGTAGAGAACCTTCTTTTCTTCAGGAATATATTGATAGGCTTGCGTCACATATATCCTGCCGCAATTGGCACAAATAGGATAATATGGAAGCACATTCTCAAACTTCGTCTGGCCAAGCATCTCGGCAATCTTGTTACCAATCTTCTCTGCATTTTGCAGTATGATGTCTATCTGCCTGTTTAGCAGACCGTTTCTGTAGGCCTCTGCGCCGCTCTGAAACGTATAATCGATAGCAAGCTTGTCAAGTCCATCTAAAAGCATGGAGCTCATGTGCGCCCCGTAAGATTTGTGGCAGTCGAACGGGTCAGGGATCACGGAAACTGGCTTTGCGATATATTTGGAGAGCCATTCAGGCAGCCCTTCTGGAATTTTTC contains:
- a CDS encoding type II toxin-antitoxin system VapC family toxin, producing the protein MYFDAISAGRSKGLISSVNLAEFYYKICQKLGKQTADSWYFQLCRSRLEVVHNDELVRYAGLEKCRQPNRLAFADCFALALARMEHALLLTTDSELSKVKDVEVRYVRP
- a CDS encoding SDR family oxidoreductase encodes the protein MLHRIIKKDILKLQKDVEDAEGQRVLITGGAGFLGSWLCDAFVHKSKVTCYDNLATGKVENIEHQKGNKNFEYKRIDVSTRDWYANGKFDLILHLASRPSPDDYQKHPVDTLAVSTNGMIGALELARRNDAKLLFASTSEVYGDPKVVPTPETYWGNVNPIGLRSCYDEGKRVGEAMCMAYRRQYGIDVRITRIFNTYGPRIRATGAYGRAVPRFIVQALGNKPLTVHGEGKQTRSLCYVSDTVSAMVKAFLHKKAAGQVFNVGSPREIAILELAKMIIRLTKAKSKIVHLPLAPDDPKRRCPDIGKAKKVLAWSPSVDLDEGLKRTIIWFRDS
- the lysS gene encoding lysine--tRNA ligase; the protein is MGESSLEVVGRGTWLDKVAKRILEREQKLGRSLQLINVESGLGASGIPHVGSIGDAVRAYGIKLALQDMGYKSRLIAYSDDLDGLRKIPEGLPEWLSKYIAKPVSVIPDPFDCHKSYGAHMSSMLLDGLDKLAIDYTFQSGAEAYRNGLLNRQIDIILQNAEKIGNKIAEMLGQTKFENVLPYYPICANCGRIYVTQAYQYIPEEKKVLYRCKGAEIRKQLLEGCGHSGEVDITKGLGKLSWKSEFAARWSALDIRFEAYGKDIADSVHVNDWISDEILKFPHPSHIRYELFLDKSGKKISKSLGNVFTPQTWFMYGTSESLMLLMFKRIKGTRNLSVEDIPNYMDELDVLEDLYFGKTKEENEQKRVRLRGLYEYVHKLSQPQISLHVPYRLLVQLVAVAPPDDLAGYVERKLASYGMLKQIDEPLKVKIALARKWAEDFSKLERKKVVLTDVEKKCVSELAQYLTNNIDQKTLQSEIFEIAKRNGIEPSQFFKTLYRVLLGSERGPRLGPYVIDIGKDRIRGVLEEQLSG
- a CDS encoding AbrB/MazE/SpoVT family DNA-binding domain-containing protein, which translates into the protein MVITILYGFMSKIATVTSKSMVTIPSKLRKKLDLRQGSKVEFVEVEEGLLMIPLKSLGELRGAAKEKKAILVKAVKELDVEHRIEAKG
- a CDS encoding UDP-glucose/GDP-mannose dehydrogenase family protein, whose product is MRLRLPAKHSVAIVGLGFVGLSTAVCFAKLGIEVLGIDLDRRKIALIAKGRVPFHEPNLDRLLQETTNASFQVSTNVKLIARSPIIFIVVGTPSKEDGSMDDRYLRSAARDVGSAIKGSKSYPLIVVKSTVVPGTLLNLVIPEIEKTSGLKYGKGFGACSNPEFLREGSAIEDTLKPDRIIIGGSKKDAITLQSFYAKTYGKSLPKTIMTNPHNAELIKYANNAFLAMKISFANSLARLCEKLPEGDVNVIAEGVGLDRRIGSLFLRAGLGFGGSCFPKDVRAFIEFSKKLGYAPPLAEATMQINKIQPLRAVEMAEDKIGSLKGKKVALLGLTFKPDTDDMREAVSIRIVDELLKKGARVYAHDPKALETASSVFGKKIKLVSSAKECLKGADCAILVTEWKDYLALKPRDFKSLMKNPIVIDGRRLFDAEEFSKALDYAAIGLGKRSS